In one window of SAR324 cluster bacterium DNA:
- a CDS encoding helix-turn-helix transcriptional regulator: MTEQATAANENIEDNSFGEKMVQWRENAGLTRKDFARKLNVSLTAVKNWETGHSTPKLTKYSEIAKVLCINVREMGLDANLDLDRVGDRIKYARLLRGMSIEAFSYEFGFAIQTVKSWESHAADVSDAALERISRALNVPYEFFRVKSDPHTVLENA, from the coding sequence ATGACTGAGCAAGCTACAGCAGCCAACGAAAACATCGAAGACAACTCATTTGGCGAAAAAATGGTGCAGTGGCGTGAAAATGCAGGCTTGACCCGCAAAGATTTTGCCCGAAAGCTGAATGTTTCATTGACCGCCGTTAAGAACTGGGAAACTGGTCACTCCACCCCAAAATTAACTAAATATAGTGAAATTGCAAAGGTCTTGTGTATTAATGTACGTGAAATGGGGCTTGATGCGAATTTAGACCTAGATCGTGTTGGTGACCGCATCAAATATGCACGTCTACTTCGCGGAATGTCTATCGAAGCTTTTTCATATGAATTTGGTTTTGCCATTCAAACCGTGAAAAGTTGGGAATCACACGCTGCCGATGTCTCTGATGCTGCACTCGAAAGAATCTCTAGGGCTCTAAACGTACCTTACGAATTCTTCCGCGTAAAAAGTGACCCACACACTGTCCTTGAGAACGCCTGA